The following coding sequences lie in one Arachis ipaensis cultivar K30076 chromosome B05, Araip1.1, whole genome shotgun sequence genomic window:
- the LOC107641457 gene encoding uncharacterized protein LOC107641457 encodes MTLSLKEIFIGFEKLSREKPFLAPDAPPPTLSPLSLPTAWPPSSLCFALKHSFPLSPSLILSEYGDFVESWDIDFRPCEQSFGSTLVWVRISGLPIWCYQEQAMMRIASAIGVPIKVDLATKLAERGRYARVCVQINLGLPVIKHIIVEGVTHVVEYESLNLICNSCARYGHNMAQCLGRDSKEEKSADSDATKPRDGTKAMPHPETKIHNSNEVEPNVVGGVTGENPASNLQEDLEANNLEGNNVEEACMHDEPGWEQVVRKGKTKLGQKQSNKVQRGIQSRTDSGKVIRPTIHFSHTNGSSSYRARVGSRVKVGHIASRVGETLISSTRHTPVPCGSSLRKRPRPGSLQSSPVEKNGGTVVEASSCLPATVKGVHCKWVDVFDQCVTVEVQVNNVIWRCSGIYDSPQFNTRVLLWDYLVTQSSSFCGPWIVLGDFNEVLFSHESKGCLFSSRHADRLAASLGDSNMFDLKTIGRQFSWYRRVKNDVEVAKKLDRVCINSGWLSLFPEAYAEILNRLQSDHCPILVRCTGRPQPKKNRPFWFIAAWATHPRYRDIVNQSWQAGYTEMHGKLSEVQKNSLEFNSKVFGNIFFRKCKLERQINFLQKRLEVMEDLSMRQKEKQLIEEFNNTLVQEELLWFQKSKEQWVKFGDRNTKFFHVQTLVQRKHNKIHGLFLQDGVWETDPDVLRREAESFYKCLFCQSEDVDLGYLGDVPLPSLNDEACCSLTAPVTLEEVKSAVFSMHSFKASGPDGFQAFFFKEYWKIVGFEFGLWFVMRSLVWIWIQG; translated from the exons ATGACTTTATCTCTAAAGGAGATCTTTATAGGATTTGAAAAACTCTCTCGTGAAAAACCCTTCTTGGCACCGGATGCACCCCCACCCacactctcccccttatctcttccgACGGCATGGCCGCCATCCTCATTGTGTTTCGCCCTCAAACACTCGTTcccgctctctccttctctcattctctctgagTACGGAG ATTTTGTAGAATCGTGGGATATAGATTTTCGACCATGTGAGCAATCTTTCGGGTCTACGCTTGTATGGGTTCGGATTTCGGGGCTCCCAATCTGGTGCTATCAGGAACAGGCCATGATgcgtattgcttctgcaataggAGTTCCCATCAAAGTGGACTTAGCCACTAAGTTGGCTGAGAGAGGACGATATGCCAGAGTATGTGTTCAAATAAATTTAGGACTGCCAGTGATCAAGCATATCATTGTGGAAGGCGTAACTCATGTAGTGGAGTATGaaagtttaaatttaatttgtaacTCCTGTGCACGTTATGGTCACAATATGGCACAGTGCTTGGGTAGAGACTCTAAGGAAGAAAAGAGTGCTGATTCCGATGCCACCAAGCCACGGGACGGTACAAAGGCAATGCCACATCCTGAGACCAAAATTCACAATTCAAATGAAGTAGAACCTAATGTGGTAGGTGGCGTTACTGGCGAGAATCCTGCATCGAATTTGCAAGAGGATTTGGAGGCTAATAATTTGGAAGGAAATAATGTTGAGGAGGCTTGCATGCATGATGAACCAGGCTGGGAGCAAGTTGTGAGGAAAGGTAAAACCAAGCTGGGTCAGAAACAATCTAACAAGGTCCAAAGAGGCATTCAATCCAGAACCGATTCGGGTAAAGTAATCAGGCCCACCATTCACTTCTCTCACACGAATGGATCCAGCTCCTATCGTGCTAGGGTCGGGTCACGAGTCAAGGTCGGACACATCGCTTCCCGTGTTGGTGAGACGTTGATCTCCTCAACCCGACACACCCCAGTGCCTTGCGGGTCCTCTCTCCGGAAACGACCAAGGCCGGGGTCCCTACAGAGCTCGCCAGTTGAGAAGAATGGAGGCACGGTGGTGGAAGCATCATCATGCCTTCCTGCAACTGTGAAG GGTGTTCACTGCAAATGGGTTGATGTTTTCGATCAGTGTGTTACAGTTGAGGTTCAGGTAAATAATGTGATTTGGAGGTGCAGTGGTATCTATGATAGTCCTCAATTTAATACCAGAGTTCTGCTATGGGATTATCTTGTTACTCAGTCTTCGTCTTTCTGCGGGCCAtggattgttcttggtgattttaatgaagtaCTATTCTCTCATGAATCTAAGGGTTGCCTCTTCTCAAGTCGTCATGCAGATCGGCTTGCTGCCTCTCTAGGGGATAGTAATATGTTTGACTTGAAGACTATTGGAAGACAGTTTTCTTGGTACAGAAGGGTTAAAAATGATGTTGAGGTGGCAAAAAAACTTGACCGGGTTTGTATCAATAGTGGCTGGCTATCTCTCTTTCCAGAGGCTTACGCAGAAATTTTAAATAGGCTTCAATCTGATCATTGTCCTATCCTAGTACGCTGTACAGGTCGTCCCCAACCGAAAAAGAATAGACCTTTTTGGTTTATTGCAGCTTGGGCAACTCATCCGAGGTACAGAGATATTGTGAACCAATCATGGCAGGCTGGCTACACAGAGATGCATGGCAAGCTTTCAGAAGTGCAGAAGAACTCTTTGGAGTTTAATTCTAAAGTGTTCGGCAACATTTTCTTTAGGAAATGCAAATTGGAGAGACAGATTAATTTCCTTCAGAAGCGACTTGAAGTAATGGAAGATTTGTCTATGCGGCAAAAAGAAAAACAGCTGATTGAGGAATTTAATAACACGCTTGTGCAGGAGGAACTTCTATGGTTTCAAAAATCCAAAGAGCAGTGGGTAAAATTTGGGGATAGAAATACCAAGTTCTTTCATGTCCAGACTCTTGTACAGAgaaagcataataagattcatggtcTCTTTCTTCAAGATGGGGTGTGGGAAACGGACCCGGATGTCCTTAGAAGGGAAGCTGAATCCTTCTATAAATGTCTATTCTGCCAGTCGGAGGATGTAGACTTAGGTTATCTTGGTGATGTTCCGCTGCCTTCCCTGAATGATGAAGCCTGTTGTAGCCTCACAGCGCCAGTTACTCTGGAAGAAGTTAAGTCGGCTGTTTTCAGTATGCATTCTTTTAAGGCGTCGGGCCCTGATGGGTTTCAGGCTTTCTTCTTTAAAGAATACTGGAAGATTGTTGGTTTTGAGTTTGGACTATGGTTCGTCATGCGTTCTCTGGTTTGGATATGGatccaaggatga